In the Zingiber officinale cultivar Zhangliang chromosome 5A, Zo_v1.1, whole genome shotgun sequence genome, ctcatgggagttactaagagttgtgactcttggtataccatggaggttacaactcctcttaatgtggccggccatatcaattTCAAGTGAGTTTTCATTttgagtaattctcattcattccatcatcttcttcctcaagctctccctctcctttcttggccgaacgccataggtgctagcacacctttgtttggtcccctccacctaattttgttcgtgtggatatttctagagggttgtctactttgacaatcttgagatccggcaaaccgttggactagcgggatagcgaagggcatcgcatcgaggttaacgctcttatctagtgtagatctagactttagaaacttgtactcgtattttgttttatttttccttcgcatgaatccggtggcgggggtttcggggtttccgcgacgcaaaaaagtgattttcgcggcccgaaaaatccaacagtggtatcagagccacgtgcgaagcttatacgagtttagtttttgtttttatgacaaaaattcagtactgtatttttctataaatttctgatttttatgatttttatgggtatttttctcgtagaagcgaagcacaagtgtttcgacacttgtaggcttcgactaccgagaagcttTTTTCGAAACGgaaaggtttcgccccaaaactttttgggacagcagactaAAGCGCTGTAGGATCgtttagggacactcgcgatggttagatcatgggtaggggcgctgcccctggccctgcaaggggattagttccgcgattgcgcccgaaaatcgctaaacgggaccgccgaaaatttttactcataaaaattataaaaattggtattaaaattgtataaaattatagaaaatatataatttagaattatgtataatttgtgatagtcatggcccaaaaagacccaattggattagtatattttgtgttgtaattcataatacgacctacgtgacgtcatgtgattgtgtgtgctgtatttttgatacgcgacctgcgcatcgtgcctttctctatttattcttgttgtaaattagtttagactcgaatgtaactcgagtttcaaaattttaatgtacaaaattggagccgtggaaggtccactcgagacggagttacgaggaaggcgcgagcaacacaaggtggtcaaaggaaggagcttgagaagctgttgacattaggttgaccatccaatcttctcattggcttgagaagatcgtagtaggaccatgactaatcacaaataaatttaattaattgcttgtgtgtatgtgatgcatgattagtaattaattagtgcctaacgattatattagatctaaatcgtgtacaagatgcaccctttcaattagattagatccatcacgtatttgatacacatcggcgattagattagatctaaatcgcatcaactctaatgcctaccgtgccgtgatacctatcactacctcgatcacatgtgttgttgaatctgccaaagcagagcaacacatattatcttggtagggtacggagggacaatcttggtcccgcttatcaacgcatgggtgagtacaaactcaattagattgagtattcctagtttgctcggttggattgagtacaactataggcattcttccaaaggttggaaagataggacataaataacatttatattaatttttgggcgtattagccaaagctaactcaagttttaatataactgcggataatgatcctataaacaagagttgcatagagatgtaattggtaaatcgttacctaccaatcatactaagtcttgggcgtattagccaaagctaactcaaggattagtatgatgtggatcttgtcccacatgaattatagaattcagtgggagcatcatttagttaaaggcctaattaaatgatttaaaagaatatgatatttatttttctacatttttctgttgtagataaccatgacgtcgaatacaaacaccttctctctgcgttctgtccttgagaaggacaagctcaacggagcaaatttcctggactggtacaggaacttgagaatagttctcacccaggaacgtaaactgtacgttctggagcagcccattctagaGGCTCCTCCttccaatgccacgcgagcagccaaagatgcttacaagaagcatcaagatgacgcattagatgtgcctgtctaatgctcgcgaccatgaactctgagcttcagaagcaacacgagttaatgggcacttacgatagttgaacatctttatcaactgtatcaaggacaagtgcgacatgagagatttgagatctcaagggcactatttcagtgcaagatgtcagatggggctccagtaggcccatatgtactcaaaatgattgggtacatagaaaacctacagaggttgggattccctcttggccaagagctggccactgacctgatcttgcaatccttgccggatagctatagtcaattcgttctaaactataatatgaacgaaattgacaagccactgcctgagctgcttagtatattaagaactgctgagctgaaccttaagaaggcaaagccccactctgttctgatggttcagaaacacaagggcaagggcaagcccaaaggcaagggaaagtcccaagccaagggcaaaggcaagacactgaagcctaaaggaggggtcaccaaggatgctacctgcttccactgcggtcagaccggacactggaagaggaactgtaaggtgtacctggaagatcttaagaagaagcgaagtgagacttccacttcaggtatatatgttatagaagtcaatctatctatttcttcatcatgggtattagataccagatgtgcttctcacatttgtactaatgtgcaggcgctgagaaatagcagggcattggcgaagggtgaggtggacctaagcataggcaatggagcatgggttgctgctattgttgtagggacttattttctatctctgccctctgggattgtattagagttggatgattgttgttatgtgcctgcattaactaagaacataatttcagtttcttgtttggacaagaaaggtttctcttttattataaaggacaaatgttgttctgcttatttaaaagatatgttctattgtagtgcacctctgatgaacggactctatattctagaccttgaaagccctatctataacataaataccaagaggttcaagtcaaatgatttgaaccaaacctatctctggcattgtcgcttaggtcatataaatgacaagcgcttatcccaactccataaggatggtttgctggactcatttgattttgaatcttatgagacatgtgagtcatgcctactaggcaagatgaccaagactccctttagtgggcacagtgagagagcgactgacttgttaggtcttatacatagtgatgtatgtggccctttcaatgtcgctgctagaggcggttataggtacttcatcacatttactgatgacttcagtagatatggttatgtgtacttgatgacacataagtttgaatcctttgaaaagttcaaagaattcaagaataaagtacagaaccaacttggcaagagtattaagatacttcgatcaaatcgaggtggagaataccttagccatgagtttcgtgactatctagctgagtgtgggattctatcccaactcactcttcctggaacaccacagtggaatggtgtatccgaaaggaggaatcgtaccctattagatatggtacgatctatgatgagtcacacagatcttccgacattcctttggggctatgctctagacacggtagcttttatactcaatcgagttccatccaaggccgtgataaagacaccatataggatatggactgggagagatgcccagctgtctttcatgaggatttggggttgtgaggcttatgttagacatcaagtctcagacaaattaggacccaaatctgacaagtgctatttcattggatatcccaaggaaactaagggatattacttctatattcccagtcagcacaaggtagttgtggcaaagactggggtctttctagaaaaggactttatttctagaaaggctagtgggagtacgttcgatcttgaagaagttcaggatgcggaccatagcactgaagcctcgatggaaattgaactggaaccacaaagtgttgtggatgatgttgttccacaaggagttgaggaacaacaaccagttcaagtagacatacctcttcgtaggtctgatagggtacgtcgttagcctgagagatactcatttctcttgtctgactatgatgacattgtgttcatagaggatgagcctaccacctatcaggaagctgtgatgagaccagatcccGAGAAATGGCTTgagaccatgagatccgagatggaatccatgtacaccaaccaagtatggactttggttgatccacctgaaggggtaaaacccattgggcgtaagtgggtctttaagagaaagactgacatagatggacttatctttaagggtcgcttggtagctaaaggtttcaagcagattcatggtattgactatgatgaaacattttctccagtagcgatgtttaagtccattcggatcatgcttgctattgcagcttaccatgactatgagatatggcagatggatgtcaaaaccgcgtttctgaatggaaatctgctcgaggatatgtacatgacacaacctgagggttttgtagatccacagcatactagcagagtatgcaagctgcataggtccatttatggactaaagcaagcttcccggagctggaatcttcgattcgatgatgcaatcaaacagtttggtttcatcaagaacgaagatgagccttgtgtctacaagaatgttataggggatatagttgtctttctcatattgtatgtggataacatacactcattgggaaggacatccctttgcttcagtctgtcaagacctggctagggagttgcttctcaatgaaggacttaggtgaggcatcccgcatgctagggatacagatctatagagatagatctaagagattgcttggcctaagtcagagtacatatattgacaaggtactccttcggtttgccatgcagaactccaagaagggatttctgccgatgtcacatggcatgagtctttcgaagactcaaggtccctcttctagagaggagagagaccgcatggatcagatcccttatgcctcagtcataggatctatcatgtacgccatgctatgtactcgtcctaatgtctcgtatgctttaagcatgacgagtagataccagtcagatccaggtgaaagtcactagatagcggtcaagaatattcttaagtacttgagaaggactaaagaatatttcttgatatatggaggcaatgatgacctaactgtaaagggttacagtgatgctagcttccaaaccgaccaggatgattatcgatcgcagtcagggttcgtattttgcattaatggtggtgctgtgagctgaaagagttcgaagcaggacacagtagctgattctatgacagaggctAAGTATATTGCTGAATCGGAGGCAGCaatggaggcagtttggatccgcaagttcatcactaaacttggggtgtttcccagtatcgctgaccctattgagctctattgtgacaataatggagctatagcacaggcgatggaacctcgctcacaccagcggaccaaacacatactgcggtgcttccatctcattcgagagattatcgagagaggagatgtgaagatatgcagtgtacctacagaggctaacatcgcagatcccttgaccaaggttttggcacagaggaagcatgatggtcacactaggtcattggggcttagagcctatactgattgacactagtgctagtgggagattgttagttagagccctagagccaataatttgatgattgtattatggacttattgtatcatattcttatatataaataaaggcatttgttttggttattatacttacttgtattggtgccaaataaactaagtataatagcatccttgagtagaaggttctcacctatatcaatcggttagttgaaccgatagtgagatgatatagggaacactactcttaatcatttctagtcaagtattaacattcagggacaatgttaatgcaataagactagtatgtaggtcaactcgatgacttgatctcacaagtcatggatatagagatatcaagttgacacatgggtatgtattagagaatgtatattgaatgactcgccatgagaaagaatcatggatcgttatatgagtgtcatatactttctcatgtggctattagtatgactactagtccttagacctgaagtcaccatggttccctacataaagagttatgtactttggtttcgtcaaaacgtcacccgtaactgggtggactataaaggccattactggatatgtaacgaattatgcagagggatgtgagtgatgtagatgggatctatccctcctatatgacgggagcgacatcaatattcttgatagagtgagaccacgaagtgcatgaccatgaccaaatgagtcaatatgagatattgagctcatttgatttagtgagtctacttggagttcaagatttagattggtcagaggatgacacggtctatgcctcacattgatcaatctagatgtctaggatagaaggacacttgtcatatattgtgaggagtcacaattaatagtcacaaggtgatgttggatctcaacattcttgtaacttggctagtaatgatgtgttgctagataccgctcattacttatgctcctaaataggtttaggggcattgccaacgttacaagaatctatagggtcacacactaaggacaattagatggagattaggttcatatgatgaaccaagaggattagattcatgtgatgaatcaaattggattaagagtaatcctaattgggctaattgagttggactcaagttgattcatatgttcaatgagtctaatttagattatgaatcattgaattaatttaattaaatgaattaaattcattatatattaaattgacttgaattaaatggttggatcagattaaccatgagagagattaagtcaagtttgacttgacttgagaggaagatgaagagtcaagtttgacttgactttatgccaccttattggtgagttgacattgagtggaccaatgatgatactccacatcatcatggttgcttaagtgggatgccacctcatgggagttaccaagagttgtgactcttggtatcccatgaaagttacaactcctcttaatgtggtcggccacatcaattgcaAGTGAGTTTTCATTTTGAGTAATTCTAGGGCTGTGCAAAAAAATCGACAAACCGAAAATCAGACCAGAACCGGTAGCTTACCGATTCCGGTTTACCGGTTAACTGGTTAATCGGTTTTAATCGGTTCCGGTTAACCGGTTTTTACCAGTTTACCGGTTAATTTtcgattttagattttttttaccgGTTTAACCGGTAAACCGGTAAAACTAGGCACCAACCGGTTGACTTGGTTTTAATTCGAGCCATGGATTACAAATTACATGGTAAATGAATCTAGTCTATAGAATGAAATCTGAGTATCTGACCAAATGGTGCTTCAAAATTCTTTCATATACCTTTCATTGGACTCGAGCTCAACCTGCAGAACTCTTCACAATCTTTCACAATCTTCTGGATAAATTTTGTTAAAGCACATACCTCTCTAAAAGTATAAATAAACTTGGTCCCATCTTGAaagttttttatataaataaatttttgggcaTGTCTACGTCTCCAATCTGTCCAACCGCCGCCGCCACCTGATCTGCAAAGAGTTAGCGGGAGCGAGATCTCCTGCCATGGCAGAGCAACCGGTTGCCGACGAACGGCTCACTGTTCCGGCCGTCGTCTCCTTCCTCTCAGCCATCCTCCTGCGGCTGGTGGAGCGCAACGACGCTGCCTCCGACGACCAACGAGCTCCGTCGGCCTTCCAGGGAGTGCAGAAGCTATCCATCTCGGTGTGCCACTACCTGGTGCGCATCTTCCGCTACGCCTGCTGCAGCCCCTCCTGCTATGTCGTCGCGTACATATACCTCGACAGCTTCGCCGGCAGCCGCCAAGCCGTTGCCCTCGACTCTTTCAACGTCCACCGCCTCCTCATCACCAGCGTCCTCATCGCCGTCAAATTCATGGACGACGTGTATGTATCTAAATGCCATCCTCCTCAAGAAACAGAACAATTAGCTCTTGGAATTAACAATTGCATTGCTCAATTATGATCCAAGCTTAGTGGTCCCTAATTCCTTTATTTACAATCTGCTGATTTAGTGTGCTTCAACTTGCTATCCCATTAAttgcgctctctctctctctccccctctCTTTACACCTGCCAACTAACAATGAAGTGGATACATGTTTTTTTCCAAATGATGATCAATCAATCTGAAAAAATAAATTGTGTGTCGACAGAATGAGACTTGAGACATACTTGTAGCCATTCGGCAGAATGCCCTTCTCATACATTGAAAATTGGCAATTTGTTGGAATTGGTAGCTTTATTCAGGTTGTATCTTCAAAGAATCAAGTAGAAAACGTGTAGCAATATCTATTACGTAGGTAAGAGTAATGTAACAGTATGAACTGGATATCAATCTACAACATTTAGTCGAGAACATGAGAAAATTTCTATATTAAGCCTTTTAATTAATAgtctttttgtttgttttgttatTTCATCAAAGGTCTGGAACTCTTAACTTTAGTTTTAACGGTTCTCGGTTGGAACTGGTTAACCGACCGGAACCGATTCAACCGGAACCGGTAGAACCGGTAAGATACCGGTCGGTTAACCGGTTTTAAATAAATCATGATAAACCGGAATTAACCGGAAACGATAAACTGACAAACCGGTTAACCGACGGGTTGAACAGGCCTaagtaattctcattcattccatcatcttcttcctcaagctctccctctcctttcttggccgaacaccataggtgctagcacacctttgtttggtcccctccacctaattttgttcgtgtggatacttctagagggttgcctactttgacaatcttgagatcggacaaaccgttggactagcgggatagcgaagggcatcacatcgagggtaacactcttatctagtgtagatctagactttagaaactcgtactcgtattttgttttatttttccttcgcacggatccggtggcgggggtttcagggtttccgcgacgcgaaaaagtggttttcgcggcccgaaaaacccaacaactagAAGATAAGTTGCTAAAGCACTATTAGACTTTGGCAATAAGGGAATACTCAGGGTCAACTGACCTTGAGGATCATCTCCTTAAATTTGAGCACACTACTCTTCTCCATCAATTTACTGATGGGGTTAAATGCAAAGTGTTTCTCCCTATATTCGGTGGCTCAGCACAATGGTGGTTTAAGTGATTACTTACTAAATCTATTCATTATTTCAAGGATTTTTGTAAGGTTTTCCTTCATCACTTTGCATGTAGCTTACACTACCAAAAGACTCTCATGAGCCTATTCTCATTGAAACAAAGGCCTAAGGAATCACTGAGGGTCTATATTAAAATATTCAATCAAGTAACTATGGATATTCCTTCAACCACTACTGAGATTCTAGTGAGTGCCTTTTCTTAAGGGCTCAGTAACAATGACTTCTTCGTCTCCTTGGTTAAGAGACCACCGAGAAATTTTGATCATTTGCTAGATCCGACAACCAAATTTATCAATGTTGAAGAGACACAGGTTGCTCGAAGGAAAGACACCACTACACCAACATCGATTCTGGTGCTCGAGCGACGAGTATTACCTGCCCCTTTGCCTAGAGGACCCTAAGCAACTCCTCAACCTCATCATCAAGAACCACGGCTATAAGCCATGCAACATGTCAGGGTTGAGAATTACCGATGGTGTACTCTCCACCGATTAGCCACTCATGATACACAAGATTGCTATACCGGTCGATTAACTAAAGAGGAACTGAACCATGTTGGCCCACACAAAAATACCAAAGAATTATGAGACAAACTCAAAGAACTACACAAGGGAACCAATGATGCAAAGGTAATGAAAAGATAtttatatttaatataaaaatgcaggaaggtgagactacTAGTCAACTACACACgaggataaaagatatcctcaatggacttcacacaatcgaccaccagatggaaaatcagGATATTATAAGGGATGCTCTAAACACATTTCCTCGAAATACACTATGGCCATCCATCGTgaatgcctataagatttcgagaAACTTGTCCAAGTTAaatttagatgaacttttttgtgaattggAGCTACACGAACAAACAAATGCTAGaattgagaaaggtattgctcttgttgtaGGAAGGTTGAAAGGAAAATCCAGAAATAAGTCAGAACCTGAAGTTGAGTCTgacccagactcagatgatgaagaatacctggtgaacttggtaagaaaaatgttcaccaggagaaagaagaacttcaccaacaagGACCTACAGAAGATAACTTCACCCccaactctaacaacaagaatGTGACATGCtttagatgcaacaagaagggacactacaagaatgacTGCCAAAgtctgaagaagaagaaagtcctCAAGGTGACTTGGGATGAATCATCTGCAAAGGAATTGGACAGCGAAGAACCAATGCACACCAACTATCTCACACTGATGGCATACAAATCAGAATCGGAGAGTGAATCGGAAGACGGATCCGAACTCGAGTCGAGCCACAAGTCCACACTCATTTTCGAAGGTTTCGATGAGGTACATTTTGGTTTaagtaaaaagtttttaaaaattattgcatgtttaaataaga is a window encoding:
- the LOC121979619 gene encoding cyclin-P4-1-like is translated as MAEQPVADERLTVPAVVSFLSAILLRLVERNDAASDDQRAPSAFQGVQKLSISVCHYLVRIFRYACCSPSCYVVAYIYLDSFAGSRQAVALDSFNVHRLLITSVLIAVKFMDDVYVSKCHPPQETEQLALGINNCIAQL